The Micromonospora sp. NBC_01740 genome includes a window with the following:
- a CDS encoding helix-turn-helix domain-containing protein, with amino-acid sequence MTASPTVRRRRIARELRQLRERAGMTLDVAARQLDMSKSNLSRIENAQIGIKPRDVRAALALYEVTGADAEALIEIARGAQQRGWWQKYSDVLPEWFEFYVGLEAEAASLRTYEVEAVPGLLQTEAYAREVFRRTAGEDGIERKVAARLHRQNVLHRDNPVELSVVLNEAVLCRPVGGNAVMADQMAHLAKVSQLPNVTLQVLPFSAGGHPAMNAPYVVLTFADTADAAVVYLENLTMGLALEEAGQVRGYSLVHEEMCRMALGPEASLTRLTEASRHFA; translated from the coding sequence GTGACCGCGAGCCCCACCGTCCGCCGCCGCCGTATCGCCCGGGAACTCCGCCAGTTGCGCGAGCGCGCGGGCATGACCCTGGACGTCGCCGCCCGGCAACTGGACATGTCCAAGAGCAACCTCTCCCGCATCGAGAACGCCCAGATCGGCATCAAGCCGCGCGACGTCCGGGCCGCCCTGGCGCTGTACGAGGTGACCGGGGCCGACGCCGAGGCGCTCATCGAGATCGCCCGCGGGGCGCAGCAGCGCGGCTGGTGGCAGAAGTACAGCGACGTCCTGCCGGAGTGGTTCGAGTTCTACGTCGGGCTGGAGGCGGAGGCGGCGAGCCTGCGCACATACGAGGTCGAGGCGGTGCCCGGGCTGTTGCAGACCGAGGCGTACGCGCGGGAGGTCTTCCGGCGCACCGCGGGCGAGGACGGGATCGAGCGCAAGGTCGCCGCGCGGCTGCATCGGCAGAACGTGCTGCACCGCGACAATCCGGTCGAGCTGTCCGTGGTGCTCAACGAGGCGGTGCTCTGCCGCCCGGTCGGCGGCAACGCCGTGATGGCCGACCAGATGGCCCACCTCGCGAAGGTCTCTCAACTACCGAACGTGACCCTCCAGGTACTTCCGTTCTCCGCCGGCGGGCATCCGGCGATGAACGCGCCGTACGTCGTGCTGACGTTCGCCGACACCGCCGACGCGGCCGTGGTTTACCTGGAAAACCTCACGATGGGGCTGGCTCTGGAGGAGGCCGGACAGGTGCGCGGGTATAGCCTTGTGCACGAGGAGATGTGCCGGATGGCACTCGGTCCGGAGGCGTCCCTGACCCGCCTGACGGAAGCTTCTCGTCACTTTGCGTGA
- a CDS encoding PP2C family protein-serine/threonine phosphatase produces the protein MTLKLRSVGTSDRGLIRSGNQDALHAGTWLVAVADGMGGMAAGDLASAIAIDAVAPLDVETPEHALVAALQSGIQLATERIHQAVAEDPERQGMGTTLTALLFARTGSCLALAHVGDSRAYLFREGVLKQITRDDTFVQMLVDQGVITADQASSHPRRAVVTQALQGEEVSPSYATMVPWAGDRWLLCSDGLSNVVRPDTLAEVLAEHPDRADCARRLIDLALRAGGPDNVTVVVADVVQE, from the coding sequence ATGACCCTGAAGCTGCGCTCCGTGGGAACGAGCGACCGTGGGCTGATCCGCAGCGGAAACCAGGACGCCCTGCACGCCGGCACCTGGCTCGTCGCCGTCGCCGACGGCATGGGCGGGATGGCGGCTGGCGACCTGGCCAGCGCGATCGCCATCGACGCGGTCGCTCCGCTGGACGTGGAGACCCCGGAGCACGCGCTGGTAGCCGCACTGCAGAGCGGCATCCAGCTCGCCACCGAGCGGATCCACCAGGCGGTCGCCGAGGATCCGGAACGCCAGGGCATGGGCACCACGCTGACCGCCCTGCTCTTCGCCCGGACGGGCAGCTGCCTGGCCCTCGCCCACGTCGGCGACTCCCGCGCCTACCTGTTCCGCGAAGGCGTGCTCAAGCAGATCACCCGGGACGACACGTTCGTGCAGATGCTCGTCGACCAGGGGGTGATCACCGCCGACCAGGCCAGCAGCCACCCACGCCGGGCCGTGGTCACCCAGGCGTTGCAGGGCGAGGAGGTCTCCCCCTCGTACGCGACGATGGTGCCGTGGGCCGGGGACCGCTGGCTGCTGTGCAGCGACGGGCTGTCCAACGTCGTGCGCCCGGACACCCTCGCCGAGGTGCTCGCCGAGCACCCCGACCGCGCGGACTGCGCCCGCCGGTTGATCGACCTGGCGCTGCGCGCCGGCGGGCCGGACAACGTCACGGTGGTCGTCGCCGACGTCGTGCAGGAGTGA
- a CDS encoding DUF397 domain-containing protein — MSALDLTRAQWRTSSRSVGNGNCVEVAAAGDRIAVRDSKDRPGPVLAFPASAWRAFVTGVDGVRPG; from the coding sequence ATGAGCGCGCTCGACCTGACCCGCGCCCAGTGGCGCACCAGCAGCCGCAGCGTGGGCAACGGCAACTGCGTGGAGGTCGCCGCCGCCGGGGACCGGATCGCCGTCCGGGACAGCAAGGACCGGCCCGGCCCCGTGCTGGCCTTCCCGGCGTCGGCCTGGCGCGCCTTCGTCACCGGCGTCGACGGGGTACGCCCCGGCTGA
- a CDS encoding glycoside hydrolase family 9 protein yields MTPSRRRLALLATATAIALTGATAGTAHAEPPPDAPEQIDNGDFSAGVSPWFSYGTGPLAVTDGRLCATVPGGLANPWDAGIGQDGVPLVAGAEYTLGFDVSATPGTAVKAVLQLGTAPYTTYASVDATASGTAQRFEKTFTVPEANPAAQLIFQVGGNAAEQTVCLDDVSLRGGDPPAPYVPDTGPRVRVNQVGYLPGGPKNATVVTSATDALPWQLKSAAGTVLASGSTTPRGVDAASGQNVQTLDFSSYRTPGAGLTLTVDGETSHPFDISGTLYDRLRADSLQFFYAQRSGIAIDGDLIGAEYARPAGHLGVAPNKGDTSVPCQPGVCDYSLDVRGGWYDAGDHGKYVVNGGIATYQLLNTFERTRTAATAGHGAALGDSTLRVPERGNGVPDVLDEARWELEFLLRMQVPAGKPLAGMAHHKIHDRNWTGLPLAPHDDPEQRELHPPSTAATLNLAAVAAQCARLFAPYDAAFATRCGTAAKTAYAAAKANPTRYASPADSTGGGAYDDTNVTDEFYWAAAELFLTTGEQPYLADLTASPHHTGNVFDPRGFGWQGVAALGRLDLATVPNGLPAADLARVRASVTGAADAHLAEAARQAYGLPMPGDPDSYFWGGNGNLINNAVVLATAFDLTRDAKYRDGAVQAMDYVLGRNALNISYVTGWGEHAAENQHSRIFGHQLDPDLPKPPAGSLAGGPNAALQDPFAAKLLAGCKPMFCYVDDINSYATNEVAINWNSALAWIASFLADQGDSKAVPAPTCSATYTNYGAWQGGTGFTAQVTIRNTGTSAIDGWAARFAFTGDQKVREAWLAKATQAGATVTAKNESYNARIAPGGTVTFGFNAVTGGGANPAPGLITVNGAACALS; encoded by the coding sequence GTGACGCCATCCCGACGTCGCCTCGCACTGCTCGCGACCGCGACCGCCATCGCCCTGACCGGAGCCACCGCCGGCACCGCCCACGCCGAACCGCCCCCCGACGCCCCCGAGCAGATCGACAACGGCGACTTCAGCGCCGGCGTGTCCCCCTGGTTCTCCTACGGCACCGGCCCGCTCGCGGTCACCGACGGCCGGCTCTGCGCCACCGTGCCCGGCGGCCTGGCCAACCCGTGGGACGCCGGCATCGGCCAGGACGGCGTGCCGCTGGTCGCCGGGGCCGAGTACACGCTCGGCTTCGACGTCTCCGCCACCCCCGGCACCGCCGTCAAGGCCGTCCTGCAACTGGGCACCGCCCCCTACACCACGTACGCCAGCGTCGACGCCACCGCCAGCGGCACCGCCCAGCGGTTCGAGAAGACGTTCACGGTGCCCGAGGCGAACCCCGCCGCCCAACTGATCTTCCAGGTCGGCGGCAACGCGGCCGAGCAGACCGTCTGCCTCGACGACGTCTCGCTGCGCGGCGGCGACCCGCCCGCGCCGTACGTGCCCGACACCGGGCCACGGGTGCGGGTCAACCAGGTCGGCTACCTGCCCGGCGGACCGAAGAACGCCACAGTGGTCACGTCGGCGACCGACGCCCTGCCCTGGCAGCTCAAGTCGGCCGCCGGCACCGTCCTGGCCAGCGGCAGCACCACCCCGCGCGGCGTCGACGCCGCCTCCGGGCAGAACGTGCAGACGCTCGACTTCTCGTCGTACCGGACCCCGGGGGCGGGGCTGACCCTGACCGTCGACGGCGAGACCAGCCACCCCTTCGACATCTCGGGCACCCTCTACGACCGGCTGCGCGCCGACTCCCTCCAGTTCTTCTACGCCCAGCGCAGCGGCATCGCCATCGACGGCGACCTGATCGGCGCGGAGTACGCCCGCCCGGCCGGGCACCTCGGCGTCGCGCCCAACAAGGGCGACACCTCCGTGCCCTGCCAGCCGGGCGTCTGCGACTACTCCCTCGACGTGCGCGGCGGCTGGTACGACGCCGGCGACCACGGCAAGTACGTGGTCAACGGCGGCATCGCCACCTACCAGCTGCTGAACACCTTCGAGCGGACCCGCACGGCCGCCACCGCCGGGCACGGCGCGGCCCTCGGCGACAGCACGCTGCGGGTGCCCGAGCGCGGCAACGGCGTACCGGACGTGCTCGACGAGGCCCGCTGGGAGCTGGAGTTCCTGCTGCGCATGCAGGTGCCGGCCGGCAAGCCGCTCGCCGGAATGGCCCACCACAAGATCCACGACCGGAACTGGACCGGGCTGCCGCTCGCCCCGCACGACGACCCCGAGCAGCGCGAGCTGCACCCGCCGTCGACCGCCGCCACCCTCAACCTGGCCGCCGTCGCCGCCCAGTGCGCGCGGCTCTTCGCCCCCTACGACGCGGCCTTCGCGACGCGCTGCGGCACGGCGGCAAAGACGGCCTACGCCGCGGCGAAGGCCAACCCGACGCGGTACGCCAGCCCCGCCGACAGCACCGGCGGCGGCGCGTACGACGACACGAACGTCACCGACGAGTTCTACTGGGCCGCCGCCGAGCTCTTCCTGACCACCGGGGAGCAGCCGTACCTGGCGGACCTGACCGCGTCGCCGCACCACACCGGGAACGTGTTCGACCCGCGCGGCTTCGGCTGGCAGGGCGTCGCGGCGCTGGGCCGGCTCGACCTGGCCACCGTGCCGAACGGACTGCCGGCCGCCGACCTGGCCCGCGTCCGCGCCTCCGTCACCGGCGCCGCCGACGCCCACCTCGCCGAGGCGGCCCGGCAGGCGTACGGGCTGCCGATGCCCGGCGACCCGGACAGCTACTTCTGGGGCGGCAACGGCAACCTCATCAACAACGCGGTCGTGCTGGCCACCGCCTTCGACCTGACCCGCGACGCGAAGTACCGCGACGGCGCGGTGCAGGCGATGGACTACGTCCTCGGCCGCAACGCGCTGAACATCTCGTACGTGACCGGGTGGGGCGAGCACGCGGCGGAGAACCAGCACAGCCGGATCTTCGGCCACCAGCTCGACCCGGACCTGCCGAAGCCGCCCGCCGGCTCGCTGGCCGGCGGCCCGAACGCCGCCCTCCAGGACCCGTTCGCCGCCAAGCTGCTCGCCGGCTGCAAGCCGATGTTCTGCTACGTCGACGACATCAACTCGTACGCGACCAACGAGGTGGCCATCAACTGGAACTCGGCGCTGGCCTGGATCGCCTCGTTCCTGGCCGACCAGGGCGACTCGAAGGCGGTGCCGGCGCCCACCTGCTCCGCCACGTACACCAACTACGGCGCCTGGCAGGGCGGCACCGGGTTCACCGCCCAGGTGACCATCCGCAACACCGGCACCAGCGCGATCGACGGCTGGGCGGCCCGCTTCGCCTTCACCGGCGACCAGAAGGTACGCGAGGCGTGGCTGGCGAAGGCGACCCAGGCGGGGGCCACGGTCACCGCGAAGAACGAGTCGTACAACGCCAGGATCGCCCCGGGCGGCACCGTCACCTTCGGCTTCAACGCGGTGACCGGCGGCGGCGCCAACCCGGCGCCCGGCCTGATCACCGTCAACGGCGCGGCCTGCGCGCTCTCCTGA
- a CDS encoding GNAT family N-acetyltransferase produces the protein MSDQRSLGLRPGGPTDAPAVLRLLDDATAWLAARGRTGQWGTEAASTDPRRVAQAEAWTSGGGLWLATLDDRPVGALVVGTATEYVPPATEPELYVNLLVTDRAHAGSGIGGRLLAHAAELARERGLGLLRVDCYAGDDGALVRWYERQGFTATDLFTVERPGRDPWPGQVLVRRLP, from the coding sequence ATGAGCGACCAGCGGAGCCTGGGTCTGCGTCCCGGCGGCCCGACCGACGCGCCCGCCGTGCTGCGGCTGCTCGACGACGCCACCGCCTGGCTGGCGGCGCGGGGTCGCACCGGCCAGTGGGGCACCGAGGCGGCCTCGACCGACCCGCGGCGGGTCGCACAGGCCGAGGCCTGGACGAGCGGCGGCGGGCTGTGGCTGGCGACGCTCGACGACCGACCGGTCGGCGCACTGGTGGTCGGGACGGCGACCGAGTACGTGCCACCCGCCACCGAACCCGAGCTGTACGTGAACCTGCTGGTCACCGACCGCGCACACGCCGGGTCGGGCATCGGCGGCCGGCTGCTGGCGCACGCCGCGGAGCTGGCCCGGGAGCGCGGGCTCGGCCTGCTGCGGGTGGACTGCTACGCGGGCGACGACGGCGCGCTGGTCCGGTGGTACGAGCGGCAGGGCTTCACCGCCACCGACCTGTTCACGGTCGAGCGCCCGGGCCGCGACCCGTGGCCCGGGCAGGTCCTCGTCCGCCGCCTGCCCTGA
- a CDS encoding DUF6343 family protein, whose amino-acid sequence MTRSQPRRARGTVGHAYSALNMRLVLAGFGLVTMTVFAVLAFNADLVWLGVLCVVFAVVAVVDLIIIQRRRAARRREEPGARHSLFE is encoded by the coding sequence ATGACGAGATCGCAGCCCCGGCGCGCCCGTGGCACGGTCGGCCACGCCTACAGCGCGCTCAACATGCGGCTCGTGCTCGCCGGGTTCGGTCTGGTGACCATGACCGTCTTCGCGGTGCTGGCGTTCAACGCCGACCTGGTGTGGCTCGGGGTCCTCTGCGTGGTCTTCGCGGTGGTCGCCGTGGTCGACCTGATCATCATCCAGCGGCGCCGCGCCGCCCGCCGCCGGGAGGAACCGGGAGCCCGCCACTCACTCTTCGAGTGA
- a CDS encoding TIGR03885 family FMN-dependent LLM class oxidoreductase, with the protein MTVFGFHASHEQIHPRALLEAVIHAERAGFDAAMSSDHFAPWSDRQGQSGFAWSWLGAALQATNLPFGVVNAPGQRYHPAIIAQAIGTLGAMYPGRFWAALGTGEASNEHITGDDWPRKDVRTARLRECVDVIRALLAGEEVSHDGLVRVDRAKLWTRPEQPPALIGAAVSVATARWCAEWADGLITVNAPTAHLRQMIDAYRDAGGRGPLHLQVHVSWAPEQAEAERLAYDQWRSNVFAPPVCWDLETPEHFDVVSQDVPMEKVHDVVNVSADLGRHVGWLEEYLELGFDQIALHHVGQEQRDFIDAFGAEVLPKLRSAG; encoded by the coding sequence ATGACGGTGTTCGGCTTCCACGCGTCCCACGAGCAGATCCATCCCCGCGCCCTGCTGGAGGCGGTGATCCACGCCGAGCGGGCCGGCTTCGACGCCGCCATGTCCTCGGACCACTTCGCGCCCTGGAGCGACCGGCAGGGCCAGTCCGGCTTCGCCTGGTCCTGGCTCGGCGCCGCGCTCCAGGCGACCAACCTGCCGTTCGGAGTGGTCAACGCCCCCGGGCAGCGCTACCACCCGGCCATCATCGCCCAGGCGATCGGCACCCTTGGGGCGATGTACCCGGGCCGGTTCTGGGCCGCCCTCGGCACCGGCGAGGCGAGCAACGAGCACATCACCGGCGACGACTGGCCGCGCAAGGACGTCCGCACCGCCCGGCTGCGCGAGTGCGTGGACGTGATCCGCGCGCTGCTGGCCGGCGAGGAGGTCAGCCACGACGGCCTGGTCCGGGTGGACCGGGCGAAGCTGTGGACCCGGCCGGAGCAGCCGCCGGCGCTGATCGGGGCGGCGGTCAGCGTGGCCACCGCCCGCTGGTGCGCCGAGTGGGCGGACGGTCTGATCACCGTGAACGCCCCGACCGCGCACCTGCGGCAGATGATCGACGCGTACCGGGACGCCGGCGGGCGCGGCCCGCTGCACCTCCAGGTGCACGTGAGCTGGGCGCCGGAGCAGGCCGAGGCCGAGCGGCTCGCGTACGACCAGTGGCGCAGCAACGTCTTCGCCCCGCCGGTCTGCTGGGACCTGGAGACCCCGGAGCACTTCGACGTGGTCTCGCAGGACGTGCCGATGGAGAAGGTCCACGACGTCGTGAACGTCTCCGCCGACCTCGGCCGGCACGTCGGCTGGCTGGAGGAGTACCTGGAGCTGGGCTTCGACCAGATCGCCCTGCACCACGTCGGGCAGGAGCAGCGGGACTTCATCGACGCGTTCGGCGCCGAGGTGCTGCCGAAGCTGCGCAGCGCCGGCTGA
- a CDS encoding NADP-dependent succinic semialdehyde dehydrogenase, which produces MPIATTNPATGQTLKTYEPMSPEQIDAAIERADLAYRQLRGTTVDQRGRWLNAAADLLEAERDEIARLMTTEMGKTYASAQAEVTKCAAACRFYAAKAAEFLADEPADAGAVKATRAFVRYQPIGPVLAVMPWNFPLWQVLRFAAPALMAGNTGLLKHASNVPQTALLLEDLFRRAGFPEGAFTTLLVGSAEVDRVLSDPRVRAATLTGSEGAGRSIAQIAGRELKKTVLELGGSDPFVVMPSADLDRAAEVATTARCQNNGQSCIAAKRFIVHADVFDAFAEKFAANMAALRVGDPMDPGTDVGPLASEGGRDEIHAQVRDAVDKGATVLCGGELPAGPGWFYPPTVVTDLRPEMRMWSEEVFGPVAGLYRVSSYDEAIEVANGTSFGLGSNAWTRDPQEQERFAVDLDAGNVFVNGMTTSYPELPFGGVKNSGYGRELSALGMREFCNTKTVWVGEGAASAGAGAHAE; this is translated from the coding sequence ATGCCCATCGCGACCACCAATCCCGCCACGGGACAGACGCTCAAGACGTACGAACCGATGTCGCCGGAGCAGATCGACGCCGCAATCGAGCGGGCCGACCTGGCGTACCGCCAGCTGCGCGGCACCACCGTCGACCAGCGCGGGCGCTGGCTGAACGCGGCGGCCGACCTGCTGGAGGCCGAGCGCGACGAGATCGCCCGGCTGATGACCACCGAGATGGGCAAGACGTACGCCTCGGCCCAGGCGGAGGTCACCAAGTGCGCCGCCGCCTGCCGCTTCTACGCGGCGAAGGCGGCCGAGTTCCTCGCCGACGAGCCCGCCGACGCCGGAGCGGTCAAGGCCACCCGCGCCTTCGTCCGCTACCAGCCGATTGGGCCGGTGCTCGCGGTGATGCCCTGGAACTTCCCGCTGTGGCAGGTGCTGCGCTTCGCCGCGCCGGCCCTGATGGCCGGCAACACCGGCCTGCTCAAGCACGCCTCCAACGTGCCGCAGACCGCGCTGCTGCTGGAGGACCTGTTCCGCCGCGCCGGCTTCCCGGAGGGGGCGTTCACCACCCTGCTGGTCGGCTCGGCCGAGGTCGACCGGGTGCTCAGCGACCCGCGGGTACGCGCGGCGACGCTGACGGGCAGCGAGGGCGCCGGCCGGTCGATCGCCCAGATCGCCGGCCGGGAGCTGAAGAAGACCGTGCTGGAGCTCGGCGGCAGCGACCCGTTCGTGGTGATGCCGTCGGCGGACCTGGACCGGGCCGCCGAGGTCGCCACTACCGCCCGCTGCCAGAACAACGGCCAGTCCTGCATCGCGGCCAAGCGGTTCATCGTGCACGCCGACGTCTTCGACGCCTTCGCCGAGAAGTTCGCCGCGAACATGGCGGCCCTGCGGGTCGGCGATCCGATGGACCCCGGCACCGACGTCGGCCCGCTGGCCAGCGAGGGCGGGCGCGACGAGATCCACGCCCAGGTGCGGGACGCGGTCGACAAGGGCGCCACCGTGCTCTGCGGCGGCGAGCTGCCCGCCGGCCCCGGTTGGTTCTACCCGCCGACCGTGGTCACCGACCTGAGGCCGGAGATGCGGATGTGGTCCGAGGAGGTCTTCGGGCCCGTCGCGGGCCTCTACCGGGTGTCGTCGTACGACGAGGCGATCGAGGTGGCCAACGGCACCTCCTTCGGCCTGGGGTCCAACGCCTGGACCCGGGACCCGCAGGAGCAGGAGCGCTTCGCCGTCGACCTCGACGCCGGGAACGTCTTCGTCAACGGGATGACCACGTCCTACCCGGAACTGCCCTTCGGCGGGGTGAAGAACTCCGGCTACGGCCGCGAGCTCTCCGCGCTCGGCATGCGGGAGTTCTGCAACACCAAGACCGTCTGGGTGGGCGAGGGGGCCGCCTCGGCCGGCGCCGGGGCGCACGCGGAGTAG
- the hrpB gene encoding ATP-dependent helicase HrpB, whose translation MLSDVPLDLPVRPVLPELVAALRGAGAGVLVAPPGTGKTTLAPLAVADEVPGRVLVAQPRRVAARAAARRMAALLGEPLGERIGYAVRGERRSGPRTRVEVVTTGLLVRRLHRDPELAGTGAVLLDECHERQLDADLALAFAVEARAALRPDLWLLAMSATPEADRFAALLGGGGAPAPIVRASSALHPVTRIWAPPPRPVAAPGAGPVDRGLLDHVAATVRRALRECDGDVLVFLPGAGEIGAVAGRLADLRDAVAVLPLHGRQRGADQDAALRPADRRRVVLATAVAESSLTVPGVRVVVDAGLSRVARMDLARGLGALVTVGVSRAAATQRAGRAGREAPGHVYRCWSAATHERLAAQPEPEIATADLTGFALELAAWGSPDGAGLALPDPPPAASMTVARDTLTTLGALDADGRITDRGRAIAAVGAHPRLARALLDGAARVGADRAAEVVALLAEDTAAGPGDDLTAAWRRLRAGADPGATARWRSEVRRLRAALPDAQSRRPDRGRPPLASDATAGGPGRARSAGDPARAGDAGRLTDDLAAGLLVGLAHPERLARVRRPGGSAYLMSGGTAAELSPGSGLAGADWLAVAVADRSPGAPTARVRLATPLDEATAREAGGPLLRTEREVGWAGEDVVAREVLRLGAIELVERPIARPDPAEVAGALLTGLRRTGLGLLTWTPAARALRERLAFCRQSLGGDWPDVGDEALLADAPAWLGPELARARRRADLARLDVAGALRRLLPWALAARLDEVAPERIAVPSGSRIRLDYADPAAPVLAVKLQETFGWRDAPRIADGRVPVLLHLLSPAGRPVAVTADLASFWRTGYPQVRGELRGRYPRHPWPEDPTTAPPTRHATPRRR comes from the coding sequence GTGCTCTCGGACGTACCCCTCGACCTGCCCGTACGCCCGGTGCTGCCGGAGCTGGTCGCGGCGCTGCGCGGCGCCGGCGCCGGGGTGCTGGTCGCCCCGCCCGGCACCGGCAAGACGACCCTCGCCCCGCTGGCCGTGGCCGACGAGGTCCCCGGTCGCGTGCTGGTCGCCCAGCCGCGCCGGGTGGCGGCCCGCGCGGCGGCCCGCCGGATGGCCGCGCTGCTCGGCGAACCGCTCGGCGAGCGGATCGGGTACGCGGTGCGCGGCGAGCGCCGCAGCGGACCGCGGACCCGCGTCGAGGTGGTCACCACCGGGCTGCTGGTGCGGCGGCTGCACCGCGATCCCGAGCTGGCCGGCACCGGCGCCGTGCTGCTCGACGAGTGCCACGAGCGGCAGCTCGACGCCGACCTCGCGCTCGCGTTCGCGGTGGAGGCCCGGGCCGCGCTGCGCCCCGACCTCTGGCTGCTGGCGATGTCGGCCACCCCCGAGGCGGACCGCTTCGCCGCGCTGCTCGGCGGCGGTGGCGCTCCCGCGCCGATCGTCCGGGCGTCCTCGGCCCTGCACCCGGTGACCCGGATCTGGGCGCCGCCGCCCCGGCCGGTGGCCGCGCCGGGGGCCGGCCCGGTCGACCGGGGCCTGCTCGACCACGTCGCGGCGACGGTGCGCCGGGCCCTGCGCGAGTGCGACGGTGACGTGCTGGTCTTCCTGCCCGGTGCCGGCGAGATCGGTGCCGTCGCGGGCCGGCTGGCCGACCTGCGCGACGCGGTCGCCGTCCTGCCGCTGCACGGCCGGCAGCGCGGCGCCGACCAGGACGCGGCGCTGCGCCCGGCCGACCGGCGGCGGGTGGTGCTGGCGACGGCGGTGGCGGAGAGCAGCCTGACCGTGCCGGGCGTCCGGGTGGTGGTGGACGCCGGGCTGTCCCGGGTCGCCCGGATGGACCTGGCCCGGGGCCTGGGCGCCCTGGTCACCGTCGGCGTGTCCCGGGCGGCGGCCACCCAGCGGGCCGGCCGCGCGGGCCGGGAGGCGCCCGGGCACGTCTACCGCTGCTGGTCGGCGGCGACCCACGAGCGGCTGGCCGCGCAGCCGGAGCCGGAGATAGCGACCGCCGACCTGACCGGCTTCGCCCTGGAGCTGGCCGCCTGGGGTTCGCCGGACGGCGCCGGGCTGGCCCTGCCCGACCCGCCCCCGGCGGCGTCGATGACGGTGGCCCGCGACACCCTCACCACCCTCGGCGCGCTCGACGCCGACGGGCGGATAACCGACCGGGGCCGGGCGATCGCCGCGGTCGGGGCGCATCCCCGGCTGGCCCGGGCGCTGCTCGACGGGGCCGCCCGGGTGGGGGCGGACCGGGCGGCGGAGGTCGTGGCGCTGCTCGCCGAGGACACCGCCGCCGGGCCGGGCGACGACCTGACCGCCGCGTGGCGCCGGCTACGCGCGGGCGCGGACCCGGGCGCCACCGCCCGCTGGCGTTCGGAGGTACGCCGACTGCGCGCCGCCCTGCCCGACGCGCAGTCGCGACGGCCTGACCGGGGCCGCCCGCCCCTTGCTTCTGACGCAACGGCGGGAGGCCCCGGCCGGGCGAGGTCAGCCGGCGACCCCGCACGGGCCGGCGACGCGGGCCGGTTGACCGACGACCTGGCCGCCGGGCTGCTGGTCGGGCTGGCCCACCCGGAGCGGCTGGCCCGGGTGCGGCGGCCGGGCGGCTCGGCGTACCTGATGAGCGGCGGGACCGCGGCGGAGCTGTCGCCCGGGTCGGGGCTGGCCGGCGCCGACTGGCTGGCGGTCGCGGTGGCGGACCGCTCCCCCGGCGCGCCGACCGCCCGGGTGCGGCTGGCCACCCCGCTCGACGAGGCGACCGCCCGGGAGGCGGGCGGGCCGCTGCTGCGCACCGAGCGGGAGGTCGGCTGGGCCGGCGAGGACGTGGTGGCCCGGGAGGTGCTGCGGCTGGGCGCGATCGAGCTGGTCGAGCGGCCGATCGCCCGGCCCGACCCGGCGGAGGTGGCGGGGGCCCTGCTGACCGGCCTGCGTCGTACCGGCCTCGGTCTGCTGACCTGGACCCCGGCGGCGCGGGCGCTGCGCGAGCGGCTGGCGTTCTGTCGGCAGTCGCTCGGCGGCGACTGGCCCGACGTGGGCGACGAGGCGCTGCTCGCCGACGCGCCCGCCTGGCTGGGCCCGGAGCTGGCCCGCGCCCGCCGCCGCGCCGATCTGGCCCGCCTCGACGTGGCCGGGGCGCTGCGCCGGCTGCTGCCGTGGGCGCTGGCGGCGCGGCTGGACGAGGTGGCGCCCGAGCGGATCGCGGTGCCGAGCGGATCGCGGATCCGGCTCGACTACGCCGACCCGGCGGCGCCGGTGCTCGCGGTGAAGCTTCAGGAGACCTTCGGCTGGCGGGACGCGCCGCGCATCGCCGACGGCCGGGTGCCGGTGCTGCTGCACCTGCTCTCGCCGGCCGGGCGGCCGGTGGCGGTCACCGCCGACCTGGCCTCCTTCTGGCGCACCGGCTATCCGCAGGTACGCGGGGAGCTGCGCGGGCGCTACCCGCGCCACCCGTGGCCGGAGGACCCGACCACGGCCCCGCCCACCCGGCACGCCACCCCGCGCCGGCGCTGA